In Streptomyces sp. SN-593, a single genomic region encodes these proteins:
- a CDS encoding NADP-dependent isocitrate dehydrogenase: MADSTIIYTHTDEAPALATYSFLPVIQAYASTAGVTVESRDISLAGRIIAGFPEYLEEGQRIDDALAELGELAQRPEANIIKLPNISASIPQLKAAVAELREQGYALPDYPDDPKTDEERDIRARYDKVKGSAVNPVLREGNSDRRAAAAVKNYAKAHPHRMGAWSADSKTNVATMGADDFRSTEKSAVISEAGSLRIELHGDDGSTSVLRESVPVQVGEVVDASVLRVGALREFLTAQVARAKAEGILFSVHLKATMMKVSDPIIFGHAVRAFFPNTFAEYGAALAAAGLTPNDGLGALLSGVEKLPEGDAIKASFTAELADGPALAMVDSDRGITNLHVPSDVIVDASMPAMIRTSGHMWGPDGNEADTLAVLPDSSYAGVYQVVLDDCRAHGAYDPATMGSVPNVGLMAQKAEEYGSHDKTFEIAATGTVRVVDGNGTAVLEQAVSAGDIFRMCQTKDLPIRDWVKLAVTRARLTGDPAVFWLDADRAHDAALIAKVEAYLPEHDTEGLDIRVLSPVEATKLSLERIRRGENTISVTGNVLRDYLTDLFPILELGTSAKMLSVVPLINGGGLFETGAGGSAPKHVQQLVKEDYLRWDSLGEFLALAVSFEHLAQTTGNARAQVLADTLDRATGTFLNEDKSPSRRVGGIDNRGSHFYLALYWAQELAGQSDDAQLAEAFGPLAKTLTEQEETIVAELVAVQGSPADIGGYYQPDPAKAKAVMRPSATFNAAVSSLG, from the coding sequence GTGGCTGACTCGACCATCATCTACACGCACACCGACGAGGCCCCGGCCCTGGCGACGTACTCGTTCTTGCCCGTGATCCAGGCGTACGCCTCGACCGCCGGGGTCACCGTCGAGAGCCGGGACATCTCGCTGGCGGGTCGGATCATCGCCGGCTTCCCGGAGTACCTGGAGGAGGGCCAGCGGATCGACGACGCGCTGGCCGAGCTGGGCGAGCTGGCCCAGCGGCCCGAGGCGAACATCATCAAGCTGCCGAACATCTCCGCCTCGATCCCGCAGCTCAAGGCGGCCGTCGCCGAGCTGCGCGAGCAGGGCTACGCGCTGCCGGACTACCCGGACGACCCGAAGACCGACGAGGAGCGCGACATCCGCGCCCGCTACGACAAGGTCAAGGGCAGCGCGGTGAACCCGGTGCTGCGCGAGGGCAACTCCGACCGCCGGGCCGCCGCCGCGGTGAAGAACTACGCCAAGGCCCACCCGCACCGCATGGGCGCCTGGTCGGCCGACTCGAAGACGAACGTGGCGACGATGGGCGCCGACGACTTCCGCTCCACCGAGAAGTCCGCGGTGATCTCCGAGGCGGGCAGCCTGCGGATCGAGCTGCACGGCGACGACGGCAGCACCAGCGTGCTGCGCGAGTCGGTGCCGGTGCAGGTCGGCGAGGTCGTGGACGCGTCGGTGCTGCGGGTCGGCGCGCTGCGCGAGTTCCTCACCGCGCAGGTGGCCCGGGCGAAGGCCGAGGGCATCCTGTTCTCGGTGCACCTCAAGGCGACCATGATGAAGGTCTCCGACCCGATCATCTTCGGCCACGCGGTGCGCGCCTTCTTCCCGAACACCTTCGCCGAGTACGGCGCCGCGCTCGCCGCCGCCGGGCTGACCCCCAACGACGGCCTGGGCGCGCTCCTGTCCGGCGTGGAGAAGCTGCCGGAGGGCGACGCGATCAAGGCGTCCTTCACCGCGGAGCTGGCCGACGGCCCGGCGCTGGCGATGGTCGACTCCGACCGCGGCATCACCAACCTGCACGTGCCCAGCGACGTCATCGTGGACGCCTCGATGCCCGCGATGATCCGCACCTCCGGCCACATGTGGGGCCCGGACGGCAACGAGGCCGACACCCTCGCGGTGCTGCCCGACAGCAGCTACGCGGGCGTCTACCAGGTCGTGCTGGACGACTGCCGCGCGCACGGCGCCTACGACCCGGCCACCATGGGCTCGGTGCCCAACGTCGGCCTGATGGCGCAGAAGGCCGAGGAGTACGGCAGCCACGACAAGACCTTCGAGATCGCCGCCACCGGTACGGTCCGGGTGGTCGACGGCAACGGCACCGCGGTGCTGGAGCAGGCGGTCTCGGCCGGCGACATCTTCCGGATGTGCCAGACCAAGGACCTGCCGATCCGCGACTGGGTGAAGCTCGCGGTCACCCGTGCCCGCCTCACCGGCGACCCGGCCGTCTTCTGGCTGGACGCCGACCGCGCCCACGACGCGGCGCTGATCGCCAAGGTCGAGGCGTACCTGCCCGAGCACGACACCGAGGGCCTGGACATCCGGGTGCTGTCCCCGGTCGAGGCGACGAAGCTGTCGCTGGAGCGCATCCGCCGCGGCGAGAACACCATCTCCGTGACCGGCAACGTGCTGCGCGACTACCTCACCGACCTGTTCCCGATCCTGGAGCTGGGCACCAGCGCCAAGATGCTGTCGGTGGTGCCGCTGATCAACGGCGGCGGCCTCTTCGAGACGGGCGCGGGCGGTTCCGCGCCCAAGCACGTGCAGCAGCTCGTCAAGGAGGACTACCTGCGCTGGGACAGCCTCGGCGAGTTCCTGGCGCTCGCGGTGAGCTTCGAGCACCTCGCGCAGACCACCGGGAACGCGCGGGCGCAGGTCCTCGCCGACACCCTGGACCGCGCCACCGGCACCTTCCTCAACGAGGACAAGTCGCCGTCGCGCCGGGTCGGCGGGATCGACAACCGCGGCAGCCACTTCTACCTGGCGCTGTACTGGGCCCAGGAGCTGGCCGGCCAGTCCGACGACGCGCAGCTCGCGGAGGCGTTCGGGCCGCTGGCGAAGACGCTGACGGAGCAGGAGGAGACGATCGTCGCCGAACTGGTCGCCGTCCAGGGCTCGCCGGCGGACATCGGCGGCTACTACCAGCCCGACCCGGCGAAGGCGAAGGCCGTCATGCGGCCGTCGGCCACCTTCAACGCGGCCGTCTCGTCGCTCGGTTGA
- a CDS encoding methyltransferase has protein sequence MHRFSSPWGDLDLTRYPDEPREQLRAWDAADAYALRHLADSGTAAAAPGATAVVGDRWGALTTALAVHGGTRPTLVTDSYLGRRAAEANLRRNAPTAAADLRTTRDEPPARVDLLVVRVPKSLALLEDQLHRLAPAVHAGTTVLGTGMVSEIHTSTLRLFERIIGPTTTSLAVRKARLVFSTPEPGLARGANPWPLRYALPDGIGAMSGRTVVNHAGVFCADRLDLGTRLLLAHLPERTGPDRVVDLGCGNGVLGTAAALANPDADVLFTDESYQAVASARETFHANAVPGATARFAVGDALTALPPGSADLVLLNPPFHSHRATTDAAARRMFGTASAALAPGGELRVVANRHLGYHVRLRRLFGNCDVVAANPKYVVLRSTT, from the coding sequence ATGCACCGATTCAGCTCGCCGTGGGGCGACCTCGACCTGACCCGCTACCCGGACGAGCCGCGCGAGCAGCTCCGGGCCTGGGACGCCGCCGACGCGTACGCGCTGCGGCACCTCGCCGACAGCGGCACGGCGGCGGCCGCGCCCGGAGCCACCGCCGTCGTCGGCGACCGCTGGGGCGCCCTGACCACCGCGCTGGCCGTCCACGGCGGCACCCGCCCCACCCTCGTCACCGACTCCTACCTCGGCCGGCGGGCCGCCGAGGCGAACCTGCGGCGCAACGCCCCCACCGCCGCGGCCGACCTGCGCACCACCCGCGACGAACCGCCCGCGCGGGTGGACCTGCTGGTCGTCCGGGTGCCCAAGAGCCTCGCCCTGCTGGAGGACCAGTTGCACCGGCTGGCACCCGCCGTCCACGCCGGCACCACCGTGCTCGGCACCGGCATGGTCAGCGAGATCCACACCTCCACGCTCCGGCTCTTCGAGCGGATCATCGGCCCGACCACCACGTCGCTGGCCGTGCGCAAGGCCCGGCTGGTCTTCAGCACGCCCGAGCCGGGCCTCGCCCGCGGCGCCAACCCGTGGCCGCTGCGGTACGCCCTGCCCGACGGGATCGGCGCCATGTCCGGGCGCACCGTCGTCAACCACGCCGGCGTGTTCTGCGCCGACCGGCTCGACCTCGGCACCCGGCTGCTGCTCGCGCACCTGCCGGAGCGCACCGGTCCGGACCGGGTGGTGGACCTCGGCTGCGGCAACGGCGTCCTCGGGACCGCGGCCGCGCTCGCCAACCCGGACGCCGACGTGCTCTTCACCGACGAGTCCTACCAGGCGGTGGCCTCCGCGCGGGAGACGTTCCACGCCAACGCCGTGCCGGGGGCGACGGCGCGGTTCGCGGTCGGCGACGCCCTGACCGCGCTGCCGCCCGGCAGCGCCGACCTGGTGCTGCTCAACCCGCCGTTCCACTCCCACCGCGCCACCACCGACGCGGCCGCGCGCCGCATGTTCGGCACGGCGAGCGCCGCGCTGGCCCCGGGCGGCGAACTCCGGGTCGTCGCCAACCGCCACCTCGGCTACCACGTGCGCCTGCGCCGGCTCTTCGGCAACTGCGACGTGGTCGCCGCCAACCCGAAGTACGTGGTGCTGCGCAGCACCACGTAG
- a CDS encoding Rrf2 family transcriptional regulator, with the protein MSGGVEWALHCCVVLTSVREQVPATRLAELHDVSASYLAKQLQALSRAGLVRSVQGKAGGYVLTREPASISVLDVVEAVDGPERAFTCTEIRQRGPLATPPESCAVPCAISRAMSAADAAWRASLRAVSIADLVAGMNADYGPDALPVFGAWLTGPTAG; encoded by the coding sequence ATGTCCGGCGGAGTCGAGTGGGCCCTGCACTGCTGCGTGGTGCTCACCTCAGTGCGGGAGCAGGTCCCGGCGACCCGGCTGGCGGAACTGCACGACGTCTCGGCGAGCTACCTGGCCAAGCAGTTGCAGGCGCTGTCCCGCGCCGGCCTGGTGCGCTCGGTCCAGGGCAAGGCCGGCGGCTACGTGCTCACCCGCGAGCCCGCCTCGATCAGCGTGCTCGACGTGGTCGAGGCCGTGGACGGCCCCGAGCGCGCCTTCACCTGCACGGAGATCCGGCAGCGCGGCCCGCTGGCCACCCCGCCCGAGTCCTGCGCCGTGCCCTGCGCGATCTCCCGCGCGATGTCCGCCGCGGACGCGGCCTGGCGGGCGTCGCTGCGCGCCGTCTCGATCGCCGACCTCGTCGCGGGCATGAACGCGGACTACGGGCCGGACGCGTTGCCGGTCTTCGGCGCCTGGCTGACCGGCCCGACCGCCGGCTGA
- a CDS encoding SDR family oxidoreductase, translated as MKIAVIGGTGLIGSQVVARLKDAGHDAVPHALSTGTDVISGEGVDEALAGAEVVVNLTNSPTFDDASPAFFRTSMDNLVAAAARNGVGHFVVLSIVGVDQVPELDYYRAKTLQEDVLKAGPVPYSIVRATQFMEFVDAILSWTADGDTVRLPATPIQPIAAADVAAAVADVAAGAPIGGVLDVAGPEVFALDELGRLTLAHRSDPRTVVTDPDAGMFGAVRGDVLTDLGARLAPTRYGDWLDRKAA; from the coding sequence ATGAAGATCGCGGTCATCGGCGGTACCGGGCTGATCGGTTCCCAGGTCGTCGCCCGACTCAAGGACGCCGGACACGACGCGGTACCGCACGCGCTGTCCACCGGCACGGACGTCATCAGCGGCGAGGGGGTGGACGAGGCCCTGGCCGGGGCCGAGGTCGTCGTCAACCTGACGAACTCCCCGACCTTCGACGACGCCTCCCCGGCCTTCTTCCGGACCTCGATGGACAACCTCGTCGCCGCCGCCGCGCGCAACGGCGTGGGGCACTTCGTGGTCCTCTCGATCGTCGGCGTGGACCAGGTGCCGGAGCTGGACTACTACCGGGCCAAGACGCTCCAGGAGGACGTCCTCAAGGCGGGGCCGGTGCCCTACTCCATCGTCCGGGCGACGCAGTTCATGGAGTTCGTCGACGCGATCCTGTCCTGGACCGCCGACGGCGACACGGTGCGGCTGCCCGCCACGCCCATCCAGCCGATCGCGGCCGCGGACGTGGCCGCCGCGGTGGCCGACGTGGCCGCGGGCGCGCCGATCGGCGGGGTCCTCGACGTCGCCGGACCGGAGGTCTTCGCGCTGGACGAGCTGGGCCGGCTCACCCTGGCCCACCGGTCGGACCCGCGCACGGTCGTCACGGACCCCGACGCGGGCATGTTCGGCGCGGTCAGGGGCGACGTCCTCACCGACCTCGGCGCCCGGCTCGCGCCGACCCGCTACGGCGACTGGCTCGACCGCAAGGCCGCGTGA